The Corynebacterium poyangense genome includes a window with the following:
- the pcaH gene encoding protocatechuate 3,4-dioxygenase subunit beta, with protein sequence MTLPFFSPTNGIYAPIHFPEYRTTIRRNPNNDLLIIPDRMGELTGPVFGESDLGEVDNDMTRANGGEAMGQRILVHGRVLGWDGKPVPDTLVEAWQANAAGRYRHKNDSWPAPLDPYFNGVARTITDKDGYYHFYTVRPGNYPWGNHHNAWRPAHIHFSLFGRQFTERLVTQMYFPNDPLFFQDPIYNSVPEGSRERMIAVFDYDETRPNWALGYKFDIVLRGRNATPFETKTH encoded by the coding sequence ATGACTCTTCCGTTTTTTTCCCCGACAAATGGCATCTACGCCCCGATTCATTTTCCAGAATATCGGACAACTATTCGCCGGAACCCAAATAACGATTTATTGATTATTCCTGATCGCATGGGAGAATTGACTGGTCCCGTTTTTGGTGAAAGCGATCTAGGGGAAGTCGATAATGATATGACCCGGGCAAATGGTGGTGAAGCGATGGGGCAAAGAATTTTGGTCCATGGCCGGGTTCTCGGTTGGGATGGAAAGCCAGTGCCGGATACTCTCGTTGAAGCTTGGCAAGCTAACGCGGCTGGCCGTTATCGCCATAAGAATGATTCCTGGCCAGCACCGTTGGACCCGTATTTTAATGGCGTAGCCCGCACTATTACAGATAAGGATGGCTACTACCACTTTTATACTGTGCGTCCCGGAAATTATCCCTGGGGGAACCATCACAATGCCTGGCGGCCAGCCCATATTCACTTTTCGCTCTTTGGGCGACAATTCACCGAGAGGTTAGTGACCCAAATGTATTTTCCCAATGATCCTCTCTTTTTCCAGGACCCCATCTATAACTCGGTGCCTGAGGGATCGAGAGAACGAATGATTGCTGTATTCGATTATGACGAAACGCGACCTAACTGGGCATTGGGGTACAAATTCGACATCGTGCTGCGTGGTCGCAACGCTACACCTTTTGAAACAAAAACTCACTAG
- a CDS encoding bifunctional sugar phosphate isomerase/epimerase/4-hydroxyphenylpyruvate dioxygenase family protein, with the protein MRTSIATVCLSGTLAEKLRSASDAGFQGVEIFEQDLTVSPHSPEQIRERAEQLGLTIELFQPFRDFEGVEQELFRKNLRRLEAKFQLMQRLGCKMILLCSNVATATINDDEVVAQQLNEAGKLAERYDMWIAYEALAWGKFVNTFRHSYDIVMKAAHRRIGVCLDSFHILSRNDDPAGIAELDADKIFFVQLADAPRKDMNLLDWSRHSRVFPGEGELNLPKFVSYLKKYSGPLSLEIFNDSFREADALRTAIDGQRSLRWVADQAGLCRLPDAPQSLAYNFVELKTGNVGEVSKILHQLGFRLGGYHRRKTDFQVWRAGEITVVVQDLGPNGAPAELTALGISVNSSEGAIQRARQLGVRQVERSEEEGEIRLPAVYAPDGTEIYFCDSGHKWLSEFHAVQKAEPSILTGIDHVTLAQPWHRLDEARLFFTSLLGLEASPVEQVPTPAGLVTSQSMEGGIRLALNVAPEASEQGDFLVASYPEHLTFNTDNAIECARQCRSRGLNILEIPDNYYDDLTARYDLPEKFINTYRDLNLLYDRDDQGEYLHFYTENFGDSGNIYVEIAQRINGYRGYGWANSAVRLAAQYRVLRDHTRGIPT; encoded by the coding sequence ATGCGTACTTCTATTGCTACCGTTTGCCTGTCTGGAACCTTAGCGGAGAAACTTCGTTCCGCATCAGATGCTGGTTTCCAGGGCGTTGAGATCTTTGAGCAAGACTTAACAGTCTCTCCACACTCTCCGGAACAAATACGAGAGAGAGCGGAGCAACTTGGTTTAACCATTGAGCTCTTTCAACCTTTTCGAGATTTTGAGGGCGTGGAGCAAGAGCTTTTTCGGAAGAATCTGCGACGTTTAGAAGCTAAATTCCAATTGATGCAGCGGCTTGGGTGCAAGATGATCCTTCTGTGCTCTAACGTAGCTACCGCAACTATTAACGATGACGAAGTTGTAGCGCAACAACTTAATGAGGCAGGCAAATTAGCAGAGCGCTACGATATGTGGATCGCTTATGAAGCTTTAGCCTGGGGAAAATTTGTCAATACTTTTCGCCATTCCTATGACATAGTGATGAAAGCAGCGCATCGAAGAATTGGCGTATGTCTTGACAGCTTTCATATTTTATCTAGAAACGATGATCCTGCTGGAATAGCTGAGCTGGACGCTGACAAGATCTTCTTCGTTCAATTAGCTGATGCTCCCCGCAAGGATATGAATCTCCTGGATTGGTCAAGGCACTCTCGTGTTTTTCCTGGTGAAGGCGAGCTCAATCTGCCAAAATTCGTGTCATATCTAAAAAAGTATTCTGGGCCGCTATCTTTAGAAATCTTTAATGACTCATTTCGAGAGGCTGATGCTCTTCGAACCGCAATTGATGGGCAACGCTCCTTGAGATGGGTTGCCGATCAAGCCGGATTGTGTCGGCTGCCTGATGCCCCTCAGTCTTTGGCTTATAACTTCGTCGAATTAAAAACCGGAAATGTCGGAGAGGTGTCAAAGATCCTGCACCAATTGGGTTTTCGACTAGGTGGATACCACCGCCGTAAAACAGATTTTCAAGTATGGCGAGCAGGTGAAATAACAGTTGTAGTGCAAGACTTGGGCCCTAATGGTGCACCAGCAGAGCTGACAGCACTCGGGATTTCTGTGAACTCTTCGGAAGGTGCGATACAAAGAGCACGGCAGCTAGGGGTGCGCCAAGTAGAGCGCTCTGAAGAGGAAGGAGAAATTCGGCTTCCTGCTGTGTATGCTCCCGACGGGACAGAAATCTATTTTTGTGACAGCGGACATAAATGGCTGTCTGAATTTCATGCGGTACAGAAAGCAGAGCCTTCGATATTAACCGGAATTGATCACGTTACTTTGGCTCAACCGTGGCACCGGTTAGATGAGGCTCGGTTATTTTTTACCTCGTTGTTAGGCCTGGAAGCATCTCCTGTCGAACAGGTACCTACGCCTGCTGGTTTAGTAACCAGTCAATCTATGGAAGGCGGAATTCGTCTTGCACTAAACGTGGCACCTGAAGCTTCGGAGCAAGGAGATTTCCTTGTTGCATCTTATCCGGAGCATCTGACCTTTAATACTGACAATGCGATTGAGTGCGCGCGCCAGTGTCGATCTAGAGGATTGAATATTCTTGAAATTCCGGATAATTATTATGATGATTTAACTGCGCGCTATGATTTGCCGGAAAAATTTATAAACACATATCGTGATTTAAATCTCTTGTATGACAGAGATGATCAGGGCGAGTATCTGCATTTCTATACAGAAAACTTTGGTGATTCTGGAAATATTTACGTAGAAATTGCTCAACGAATTAATGGCTATCGTGGATACGGCTGGGCTAATTCCGCGGTGCGGCTGGCAGCGCAGTATAGAGTACTGAGGGACCACACTAGAGGGATACCGACTTAA
- the pcaG gene encoding protocatechuate 3,4-dioxygenase subunit alpha produces MIDNMKTGEFRYHQSAITDQDEAEWGITPSQTVGPYVHIGLTREGSEIMVDPTDPNAIEVTISVTDGAGEPIADAMIEIWQTNCAGIYNSPLDPDCDQASPEGFRGLGRGMVNDAGEVTFTTLKPGSRGQEAAHFKVGVFARGMLERLYTRMYLADESATDPVLEIVPEERRHLLIAQEVPGGYRFDIQVQHEDPTKETPFFDTH; encoded by the coding sequence ATGATTGACAATATGAAAACAGGTGAATTTCGCTACCATCAGTCCGCTATAACAGATCAGGATGAGGCTGAGTGGGGGATCACACCGAGTCAAACTGTGGGTCCTTATGTTCACATTGGGCTGACTCGTGAGGGTTCTGAAATTATGGTGGATCCTACAGATCCTAATGCTATCGAGGTGACTATTTCGGTAACTGACGGCGCCGGAGAACCGATTGCTGACGCCATGATTGAGATTTGGCAAACTAACTGCGCAGGTATCTATAACTCACCCCTAGACCCGGACTGCGATCAGGCTAGCCCTGAAGGCTTTAGGGGCTTAGGTCGAGGCATGGTTAACGACGCTGGTGAGGTTACTTTTACGACATTGAAACCCGGATCTCGTGGTCAAGAAGCGGCTCATTTCAAAGTCGGAGTTTTCGCCAGGGGGATGCTTGAGCGGTTGTACACCAGAATGTACTTAGCGGATGAATCCGCTACTGACCCAGTATTAGAAATCGTCCCAGAAGAGCGTCGTCATCTTTTAATTGCACAAGAAGTACCGGGTGGTTACCGCTTTGATATTCAAGTGCAGCATGAAGACCCTACAAAAGAAACCCCATTTTTTGACACTCACTAA
- a CDS encoding sugar phosphate isomerase/epimerase family protein: protein MREVGLAALSALHLSPDDFIIKAANAGFDFVGLRVKAATPTETHHDLSIGGALHTRVLSLLEKTGLRVVDTEFLCLSPEVTSEDWVREIDIAASLKARSFTVSGGDPEENRLIDNLGNLSDYAKRQGIAVSLEPISYQPVQTLESAVRIAQAAGAGVMADTLHLARIGVDAAELAKYAEFISMLQLCDAPKDSPVSHQELITEARTHRLSPGQGELPLTEYLAALPEDLPISIEAPNPAGFKDSGTWIKELATSMKGLL from the coding sequence ATGCGTGAAGTAGGTTTAGCTGCATTATCAGCACTTCATCTTTCTCCAGATGATTTCATAATTAAGGCTGCAAATGCTGGTTTTGACTTTGTGGGCTTAAGAGTTAAGGCGGCAACTCCAACAGAAACACATCATGACCTGTCTATTGGTGGCGCCCTGCATACTAGGGTGTTGAGTCTTCTTGAGAAAACCGGTTTAAGGGTCGTTGATACTGAGTTTCTTTGTCTCAGCCCGGAGGTAACTTCCGAAGATTGGGTTCGGGAGATTGATATAGCAGCCAGCTTGAAAGCTCGGAGTTTTACAGTGTCAGGCGGAGATCCGGAAGAAAACCGCCTGATTGACAACTTGGGGAATTTATCAGACTACGCCAAGAGGCAAGGAATAGCCGTTTCTTTGGAACCCATCAGCTATCAACCAGTACAGACATTGGAATCGGCAGTAAGAATTGCTCAAGCTGCCGGGGCTGGGGTGATGGCAGATACCTTGCATTTGGCTCGCATAGGAGTTGATGCTGCCGAATTAGCCAAATATGCAGAATTCATATCGATGCTTCAATTGTGTGATGCTCCAAAAGATTCTCCGGTCAGTCATCAGGAATTGATTACTGAGGCTCGCACTCACCGTTTGTCGCCGGGGCAAGGCGAGCTGCCATTAACGGAGTATTTAGCGGCTCTGCCAGAGGATCTCCCAATCAGTATTGAAGCTCCTAATCCAGCTGGATTCAAAGATTCTGGAACTTGGATAAAAGAGTTAGCTACATCTATGAAAGGTTTGTTATGA
- a CDS encoding lyase family protein, giving the protein MSRSTYADLAGGDTRVHHCLSDEAFLGGLVDFEKAVAKAACQVGLIDSSGLEQALHVIEDFDLKLEDLSRSAISGANPVIPLVKELKAKSPQGIHVGATSQDAIDSSLMLVMRKAIRQLLVLVDENLELLKTLALTHRNSPVIGHTLGQQATPTTFGLCAALWWQQLQEARRDLDALVFPVQFAGATGTLAAVYPHGMKMHEIIAEELGLVSRPMVWHTDRTPMLKIANSLCETAIAANKIATDLIAFSATEIAEVQEANPGGSSAMPHKANPAAAIAARGYALQAPGYLNMLTTCAVHLQQRAIGEWHAEWRSIRELAACAGSAQARINAALSGLQVYTETMSRNLKQAETGKQSVGHAAELVDTILRGDCYD; this is encoded by the coding sequence GTGAGCAGATCCACCTATGCGGATTTAGCTGGCGGAGACACCAGAGTCCACCATTGTCTTAGTGACGAGGCATTTCTTGGTGGTTTGGTTGACTTTGAAAAAGCTGTCGCAAAAGCAGCATGTCAGGTTGGATTAATAGATTCCAGTGGCCTAGAACAAGCACTTCACGTCATCGAGGATTTTGACTTGAAGCTCGAAGATCTCTCTCGTTCCGCGATTAGTGGTGCTAATCCGGTTATTCCTCTGGTTAAAGAGCTCAAGGCAAAGAGTCCTCAGGGGATACATGTCGGAGCGACGAGTCAAGATGCCATAGATAGTTCATTGATGCTGGTAATGAGAAAAGCCATTAGGCAGCTTCTTGTGCTTGTAGATGAGAATTTGGAGCTACTGAAAACCTTAGCGCTTACTCACCGGAATTCTCCTGTTATTGGCCATACTTTAGGTCAACAAGCAACCCCAACAACCTTTGGTTTATGTGCCGCTTTATGGTGGCAGCAATTGCAAGAAGCCCGCCGGGACCTTGATGCTCTTGTTTTTCCGGTGCAATTTGCTGGCGCCACCGGCACTTTAGCTGCAGTGTATCCGCATGGGATGAAAATGCATGAAATCATTGCAGAAGAGCTTGGCTTAGTCTCTCGTCCCATGGTTTGGCACACCGATCGAACCCCCATGTTAAAGATAGCCAACAGTCTCTGCGAGACCGCTATTGCAGCAAACAAGATCGCAACAGATTTAATCGCTTTTTCTGCTACGGAAATTGCTGAGGTCCAAGAAGCTAATCCGGGTGGTTCGTCCGCAATGCCCCACAAAGCTAACCCCGCAGCTGCTATTGCAGCGCGAGGATATGCCCTACAAGCACCCGGATACTTGAACATGTTGACAACGTGTGCGGTCCATCTTCAACAACGAGCTATTGGGGAGTGGCACGCCGAATGGCGCAGCATAAGGGAACTAGCTGCGTGTGCTGGGTCGGCGCAAGCCCGAATAAATGCTGCTTTAAGTGGCCTCCAGGTCTACACCGAAACAATGTCAAGAAACCTAAAGCAGGCCGAAACGGGAAAGCAAAGTGTCGGCCATGCTGCTGAATTAGTTGACACCATTCTTCGAGGAGATTGTTATGACTGA
- the pcaC gene encoding 4-carboxymuconolactone decarboxylase translates to MTDRYEQGMKNRRAVLGDAHVDRALAKQTPVTEPFQNFITRTAWGDIWNREGLDHTQRRLLTIAILTAVGNDGELDMHLRAALRAGISADTLGEVLLHTAIYAGVPNSNHGFALLDQAVKEEL, encoded by the coding sequence ATGACTGACCGCTATGAGCAAGGAATGAAAAATCGACGTGCTGTTCTTGGCGACGCTCATGTGGACCGAGCCTTAGCTAAACAAACACCAGTAACTGAGCCTTTTCAAAACTTTATTACTAGAACCGCATGGGGGGATATTTGGAACCGAGAAGGGTTAGACCATACTCAGCGTCGCTTATTAACAATTGCGATTCTCACTGCAGTTGGTAATGACGGAGAACTCGATATGCACCTTCGAGCAGCGCTACGGGCAGGTATTAGCGCTGACACTCTCGGAGAAGTTCTCTTGCATACCGCGATTTATGCCGGAGTTCCCAATTCCAATCATGGGTTTGCTCTACTTGATCAAGCTGTCAAGGAGGAATTATGA
- a CDS encoding 4-hydroxybenzoate 3-monooxygenase → MNHNHTPVLIIGAGPAGLTLSHLLHLDGVESIVLEKRSREEVEGTIRAGILEPATLDLMKRTGVGDRVAREGIPEEGIEISVDGNRTRIDLYGLTGKTAAIYPQHEFLKDFISRRLKDKGTILFNTTVRDIEGEVVTIETPAGEITHIRADHVVAADGSASPWRQKVAEVRARHEYPYAWFGLLVEAPPTHSELIYATHPAGFALISKRNENVQRYYLQCDPNDQPEDWPEERIWEQLHLRADSNEITVSEGNITEKAVLRFRSAVTEPMQRGNLYLAGDSAHTVPPTGAKGLNLAVADVEVLAPGLIRAVKTGHTDLLDKYTEFALPHVWRAQQFSWWMSSLLHATKGENHFSARRRIAQLRSVLDSEAGRRFLAEQYVGTQAKELTS, encoded by the coding sequence ATGAACCACAACCACACTCCGGTTCTTATTATCGGGGCTGGGCCTGCTGGCTTAACTTTATCCCATTTACTGCATTTAGACGGTGTTGAATCAATTGTTTTAGAAAAGCGTTCTAGGGAAGAAGTAGAAGGAACGATTCGAGCGGGAATCTTGGAACCTGCAACTCTAGACTTAATGAAGCGAACTGGAGTTGGAGATCGAGTTGCTCGTGAAGGAATTCCTGAAGAGGGAATTGAAATCAGTGTTGACGGTAACAGAACACGAATTGACTTATATGGATTAACGGGAAAAACCGCGGCAATCTATCCCCAGCATGAGTTTTTAAAGGATTTCATTTCCCGTCGTCTAAAAGATAAAGGAACGATTCTTTTTAACACCACCGTACGAGATATCGAAGGTGAAGTTGTCACTATCGAAACACCGGCGGGCGAGATCACTCACATACGTGCTGATCATGTGGTAGCTGCCGATGGTTCAGCCTCTCCATGGCGTCAAAAGGTTGCTGAAGTACGTGCACGTCACGAATATCCGTACGCCTGGTTTGGATTGCTGGTAGAAGCCCCCCCAACCCATTCAGAGTTAATTTATGCGACGCACCCAGCCGGTTTTGCTTTAATTTCCAAGCGTAATGAGAATGTGCAGCGATATTATCTGCAATGTGATCCCAATGATCAGCCTGAAGATTGGCCCGAAGAAAGAATATGGGAACAGCTTCATTTGCGGGCTGATTCGAATGAGATAACTGTTTCAGAAGGTAATATTACTGAAAAAGCAGTATTGCGATTCCGATCCGCAGTCACCGAACCTATGCAGCGTGGAAATCTATATTTGGCGGGAGATTCTGCCCATACTGTTCCGCCAACTGGGGCTAAAGGATTAAATTTAGCAGTAGCGGATGTTGAGGTTTTAGCTCCCGGGTTAATTCGGGCCGTTAAGACCGGTCATACTGATTTACTAGATAAGTACACTGAATTCGCTTTACCTCATGTATGGCGTGCCCAGCAGTTTAGTTGGTGGATGTCTTCTTTGCTTCATGCAACCAAGGGGGAAAACCATTTTTCCGCGCGACGTAGAATAGCGCAGCTTCGTTCCGTATTAGATTCCGAAGCCGGTCGTCGATTCTTAGCTGAACAATATGTAGGTACTCAAGCAAAGGAACTCACCTCATGA
- a CDS encoding FAD-dependent oxidoreductase yields MTSSQKVDVIVVGSGAGGLAAAVSAAHQGLKVIVVEKEPVIGGATARSGGWAWTPGTFFARKDGIQEPSEQFQTYLKSVIGDNYQKENISSFLDAAPRMVDFFHHKTRLQFVPGTSIKDIYGDLPGAGNGHRSVGPKPVNAKQLPPGIQKILAPQYYETSFLGMGIMAGPDLMGFLAAARLRPRGLFHAARRVTHHVWDLIRYRRGCQLVNGTALVGRLAWSAWEQGVVFRTQSAVTRLISEDSRVTGVCLGTGEIIKAKYGVVLATGGFPADKTLVGKHFPKALSGQKHYTLAPDAACGDGLRLAESVGGYLRIDDYSSPAAWCPVSLVPYFNGKQGVFPHIMDRAKPGSIGVLSNGKRFVNEANGYHDYVSALINKTPKGEPVQSWQIADSQFVRRYPLGMAKPFPIPLTPYLRSGYLVKGKTIKELARKCGINPEVLANTIREFNENAKRGVDPEFGRGSTPFNRYGGDQENLPNPSLGAIEKAPFYAVRVVPGSFGTFAGIAANERGQVIKRDGEPIPGLFSAGNDRASIMSGYYPAGGTNLGPALTFGFLVGEFISEGRD; encoded by the coding sequence ATGACCAGCTCGCAGAAAGTTGACGTTATAGTAGTCGGGTCTGGTGCTGGGGGATTAGCCGCAGCAGTCAGCGCTGCTCATCAAGGCCTAAAAGTTATTGTGGTTGAAAAAGAGCCCGTTATTGGTGGCGCGACAGCCCGTTCCGGAGGATGGGCGTGGACACCAGGGACATTTTTTGCTCGTAAGGATGGAATCCAAGAACCTTCTGAACAATTTCAGACTTACTTGAAATCGGTCATAGGAGATAACTACCAGAAAGAGAATATTTCGAGTTTTCTTGATGCGGCACCAAGAATGGTCGATTTCTTCCACCATAAAACTAGACTACAGTTCGTTCCGGGTACTTCGATCAAGGACATATATGGAGATCTTCCGGGAGCTGGAAACGGGCACCGCTCGGTGGGGCCGAAGCCGGTCAACGCTAAGCAGTTGCCACCCGGGATCCAGAAGATATTAGCGCCCCAATACTACGAGACATCCTTCCTGGGAATGGGAATAATGGCTGGACCAGATCTTATGGGATTTCTCGCTGCCGCTAGACTTCGTCCTCGAGGGTTGTTCCATGCCGCGCGCAGGGTAACGCATCATGTGTGGGACCTGATACGGTATCGGCGCGGTTGCCAATTGGTTAATGGCACTGCTCTGGTGGGTCGTTTAGCTTGGTCTGCTTGGGAACAAGGGGTGGTATTTCGTACCCAAAGCGCTGTAACGAGATTAATATCGGAGGACAGCAGAGTGACCGGGGTTTGTCTCGGTACCGGGGAGATCATTAAGGCGAAATATGGGGTGGTTTTAGCTACAGGCGGGTTTCCGGCAGATAAGACACTAGTCGGAAAACATTTTCCGAAAGCCCTCTCGGGGCAAAAGCATTATACGCTAGCCCCAGATGCTGCGTGTGGTGATGGTTTACGCCTCGCTGAAAGTGTGGGTGGATATTTAAGAATCGATGATTATTCTTCTCCTGCAGCATGGTGTCCCGTTTCTCTAGTTCCTTATTTCAATGGAAAACAGGGTGTCTTTCCGCATATTATGGACCGAGCAAAACCGGGCAGCATAGGTGTCTTATCAAATGGAAAACGCTTCGTAAATGAAGCTAATGGATATCATGATTACGTATCAGCTTTGATTAATAAAACCCCTAAAGGTGAACCTGTACAATCGTGGCAAATCGCAGACTCCCAGTTTGTTCGACGTTATCCCTTAGGTATGGCGAAACCGTTCCCTATCCCTTTAACTCCCTATCTCCGGAGTGGATATTTAGTTAAAGGAAAAACCATCAAAGAGCTTGCTCGGAAATGTGGAATTAATCCGGAAGTTTTGGCAAATACCATCCGAGAATTTAATGAAAACGCGAAACGAGGTGTGGATCCGGAGTTTGGCCGTGGTAGCACGCCTTTTAACCGTTACGGAGGTGATCAAGAGAACCTCCCTAATCCTTCGCTGGGAGCGATTGAGAAAGCGCCATTCTATGCCGTTCGCGTGGTTCCGGGAAGTTTTGGAACTTTTGCAGGAATCGCGGCCAATGAACGGGGGCAAGTTATAAAACGTGACGGTGAACCAATTCCTGGTTTATTTAGTGCCGGAAATGATCGAGCTAGTATCATGTCAGGCTACTATCCTGCCGGGGGCACAAACCTGGGGCCTGCACTTACCTTTGGATTTCTGGTGGGGGAGTTTATTTCAGAGGGGAGGGATTAA
- a CDS encoding MFS transporter: protein MKRSTGIILTLCWLAALLDGFDLVVLGTVLPHMLEDPNWELTSAQATEVTTSGLVGMTIGAVTIGTITDRFGRRKVLISAVFLFSLFTLPLALHPSVGWFIALRFLAGLGLGGALPIAMALVTEFRGGAKAGSASTALMTGYHVGAVLTAVLALYLISHFGWPSMFLIGGAAGIVLVPFLIWLLPESPHYLINIGKKKEAHSIAEQWGLDLHDDFDRQENANVAEKSSVLALFAPRYRRNTIAIWGTSFMGLLLVYGLNTWLPQIMRAANYPMGDSLGFLLILNVGAVVGLLVAGRLSDNLTPRTTALIWFIASAIFLALLAVRMPMIALYGVVFITGIFVFSSQVLIYGFTAANHPSSIRATAMGFSAGVGRIGAICGPILAGTLAGAGYAYPWGFFAFAAVGALGAVIFSVSTSLRTASIISSSTGS from the coding sequence ATGAAGCGTTCAACTGGAATTATCCTGACTCTTTGTTGGTTGGCTGCTCTCCTAGATGGCTTCGATTTAGTTGTTCTTGGAACGGTATTACCGCACATGTTGGAAGACCCCAATTGGGAGCTGACTTCAGCCCAGGCGACGGAAGTAACTACTTCCGGCCTGGTTGGCATGACAATAGGGGCAGTAACTATCGGAACCATTACCGACAGATTCGGACGTCGAAAAGTCCTCATCTCTGCCGTGTTCCTTTTCTCGTTATTCACTCTCCCTTTGGCGCTTCACCCATCAGTGGGGTGGTTTATTGCATTGCGATTTCTAGCGGGCCTTGGTCTAGGCGGTGCTCTGCCAATTGCCATGGCATTGGTAACCGAATTCCGAGGCGGAGCAAAAGCGGGATCCGCATCAACCGCACTTATGACGGGATACCATGTGGGCGCGGTATTGACCGCGGTACTTGCTCTCTATCTCATCTCGCATTTCGGATGGCCATCAATGTTCCTCATCGGAGGAGCGGCCGGTATCGTGCTGGTTCCATTTTTGATTTGGTTACTCCCAGAATCTCCGCACTATTTGATCAATATTGGAAAGAAAAAAGAAGCCCACAGTATCGCGGAGCAGTGGGGATTGGACCTCCACGACGACTTTGACCGTCAAGAAAACGCCAACGTCGCCGAAAAAAGTTCCGTGCTTGCACTTTTTGCTCCCCGTTACCGGAGAAATACCATAGCGATCTGGGGTACATCGTTCATGGGGCTTCTCTTGGTTTATGGGTTGAATACCTGGCTACCTCAAATTATGCGCGCAGCAAACTACCCGATGGGAGATTCCTTAGGATTTCTTCTCATTCTCAACGTCGGAGCCGTAGTGGGTCTTCTCGTTGCGGGCCGGCTGTCAGATAACCTCACTCCCCGTACGACGGCTTTGATATGGTTCATCGCCTCGGCAATATTCTTGGCTTTACTTGCAGTCAGAATGCCGATGATTGCGCTATATGGTGTGGTCTTTATCACCGGAATCTTTGTTTTTAGCTCTCAAGTTTTAATCTACGGTTTCACCGCAGCCAATCATCCTTCATCCATACGCGCGACGGCAATGGGCTTTTCTGCGGGAGTTGGCAGAATCGGCGCGATTTGTGGTCCCATATTAGCCGGAACTCTAGCTGGAGCTGGTTACGCTTACCCTTGGGGATTCTTCGCATTTGCTGCCGTAGGCGCCTTGGGAGCTGTAATTTTTTCTGTCTCTACTTCTCTTCGAACTGCATCAATTATTAGTTCATCCACCGGAAGTTAA